A single window of Aspergillus puulaauensis MK2 DNA, chromosome 5, nearly complete sequence DNA harbors:
- a CDS encoding uncharacterized protein (COG:S;~EggNog:ENOG410PIPE;~InterPro:IPR017946;~SECRETED:SignalP(1-17);~TransMembrane:1 (n3-12c17/18o442-461i);~go_function: GO:0008081 - phosphoric diester hydrolase activity [Evidence IEA];~go_process: GO:0006629 - lipid metabolic process [Evidence IEA]) has protein sequence MRVTYLLPFLAAGRVLSQDDSDTSTATNTREQDISQSLADIASAISTTIDDATVPTGDYITYSSTVYLTDDGTVAGSTAVQVTGTPGSNETTAANATVTSTSDSVTVLMGGQQTTLTGNSTANSSTSATPSPSSTPVVNTQPCNGYPEFCERKYSNITMVAAHNSPFAIQGNVAANQELGVEYQLDDGVRMLQFQTHYMNDTLYLCHTSCDMLNAGTLEDYLTTVVKWMRKHPYDVVSFIIGNYDQVDPGNFTGPIERSGLMDLVFTPPMVPMGLDDWPPLGNIILGGKRALIFLDYQADQNRFPWMMDQFSQIWETPFSPTDRQFPCNVQRPPGLAPPDARKRMYMANHNLNLEFNIATLNILIPNTALLNETNAVEGFGSLGRMAENCSTMWDRPPNYLLVDYYNVGNFNGSVFQVAATMNNVSYDRSSCCGTLSAGSSVVPGAMMSVVVMFVGAQLLGSVF, from the exons ATGAGAGTCACCTATCTGCTGCCGTTCCTGGCCGCTGGTCGGGTGCTCTCGCAGGACGACAGCGATACCAGCACCGCTACCAACACCCGCGAACAAGACATCTCCCAGTCGCTCGCTGACATCGCGAGTGCCATTTCCACCACAATCGACGATGCCACCGTCCCGACCGGCGACTACATCACCTATTCATCCACAGTATACCTTACAGACGATGGCACTGTCGCCGGCTCAACGGCCGTCCAGGTGACGGGCACCCCCGGCAGCAACGAGACAACCGCCGCGAACGCCACTGTCACGAGCACATCCGACTCCGTGACTGTGCTGATGGGTGGGCAGCAAACAACCCTCACCGGCAATTCCAcggccaactcctccacGTCCGCTACTCCAAGCCCGTCCTCGACGCCGGTCGTCAACACCCAGCCCTGCAATGGCTACCCCGAGTTTTGTGAGCGGAAATACTCCAATATCACAATGGTCGCTGCGCACAACAGCCCGTTCGCCATCCAGGGCAATGTGGCTGCAAACCAAGAGTTGGGGGTGGAATACCAGCTGGATGACGGAGTTCGAATGC TGCAATTCCAAACCCACTATATGAACGACACGTTGTACCTCTGCCACACAAGCTGCGATATGCTTAACGCAGGGACACTCGAAGACTATCTCACCACCGTCGTCAAATGGATGAGGAAGCACCCATACGATGTTGTCAGTTTTATCATCGGGAACTACGACCAAGTCGACCCGGGAAATTTCACGGGGCCTATCGAAAGGTCCGGGCTGATGGATTTGGTGTTTACTCCGCCCATGGTGCCTATGGGTCTAGACGACTGGCCGCCATTGGGTAACATCATCCTTGGAGGCAAGCGGGCTCTAATTTTCTTGGACTATCAGGCCGACCAAAATCGCTTCCCGTGGATGATGGATCAGTTTTCACAGATCTGGGAGACCCCCTTTTCTCCTACGGATCGACAGTTCCCCTGCAATGTCCAGCGTCCGCCCGGGTTGGCTCCACCAGACGCTCGCAAGCGGATGTACATGGCCAACCATAACCTCAACCTTGAGTTTAACATTGCGACCCTTAACATACTTATCCCCAACACGGCCTTGCTGAACGAGACAAACGCCGTCGAAGGCTTTGGTAGTCTTGGAAGGATGGCCGAAAACTGCAGTA CCATGTGGGATCGCCCTCCCAACTATCTGTTGGTTGATTACTACAATGTAGGCAATTTCAACGGGTCCGTCTTCCAAGTTGCGGCCACCATGAACAATGTCTCATACGACCGAAGCTCGTGTTGTGGCACCCTCTCTGCGGGCTCCAGCGTGGTACCTGGAGCGATGATGAGTGTTGTTGTTATGTTTGTCGGAGCCCAGCTTCTCGGCTCGGTATTTTAA
- the VTC1 gene encoding putative vacuolar transporter chaperon Vtc1 (BUSCO:EOG09265IBC;~COG:P;~EggNog:ENOG410PPYS;~InterPro:IPR003807;~PFAM:PF02656;~TransMembrane:3 (o33-53i60-82o102-121i)), with amino-acid sequence MSSQPLLQTAPGKRIALPTRVEPKVFFANERTFLSWLNFTVILGGLAVGLLNFGDRIGRISAGLFTIIAMAAMIYALVTFHWRAQSIRKRGQSGIDDRFGPTILAISLLAAVVVNFILRMVQD; translated from the exons ATGTCCAGCCAACCACTCCTCCAAACAGCTCCAG GCAAACGCATCGCCCTCCCTACCCGCGTAGAGCCCAAGGTCTTCTTCGCCAACGAGCGAACCTTCCTATCCTGGCTCAACTTCACTGTCATCCTCGGCGGATTGGCAGTGGGTCTGCTCAACTTCGGAGATCGTATCGGACGCATCTCTGCCGGCCTTTTCACTATCATTGCCATGGCCGCCATGATATATGCCCTTGTCACATTCCATTGGCGGGCCCAGAGCATTCGGAAACGGGGCCAAAGCGGAATTGATGATCGGTTCGGGCCTACCATCCTGGCTATCTCgctgcttgctgctgttgtggtgAACTTCATTCTTCGCATGGTGCAGGACTAA
- a CDS encoding SUR7/PalI family protein (COG:S;~EggNog:ENOG410PNEM;~InterPro:IPR009571;~PFAM:PF06687;~TransMembrane:4 (i28-49o155-178i209-237o257-285i);~go_component: GO:0005886 - plasma membrane [Evidence IEA]) encodes MAVLPRFRKSSGRPVYGRSPRKTLTHRLLRSFLHLIAWIFLVLVLIANVSNKPVLRETYFMKIDLSNIIPLNVPNARFINSIARSIGLHDFYQVGLWNFCEGYNDEGITFCSKPETLYWFNPIEIILSELLSGASIALPSDITDALDLAKKASHWMFGLFLTAAVLTFILIFLSPLAVSSRPPQTLSPDAAVNRAHPAHRRRTFIFLRAFPFAIITFLTALFTIVAAAIATVMFVIFKNVFAGDAYELNIKAELGNRMLAFMWIAAAFNLIAFIVELGSCCAACCGGRKARKQLKQHPEGSTGTATGAATPEMEKTSPHSRSPTEEHR; translated from the exons ATGGCGGTGCTTCCTCGCTTTCGCAAGAGCTCCGGACGACCCGTCTACGGCCGGAGTCCAAGGAAAACACTCACGCATCGCCTCCTCCGCTCATTCCTCCACCTCATCGCTTGGATATTCTtagtcctcgtcctcattgCCAATGTCTCCAATAAGCCTGTCTTGCGAGAAACCTATTTTATGAAAATCGATCTCTCCAATATCATCCCGCTCAATGTGCCCAATGCCCGCTTCATCAACAGTATTGCCCGATCCATTGGTCTCCATGATTTCTACCAGGTTGGCTTGTGGAATTTCTGCGAGGGTTACAATGACGAGGGCATCACCTTCTGCTCAAAGCCCGAGACGCTGTATTGGTTCAATCCTATCGAGATCATTCTAAGCGAATTGCTTTCGGGAGCTTCCA TTGCTCTTCCCTCCGATATAACGGACGCCCTCGACCTGGCCAAAAAAGCCTCTCATTGGATGTTTGGTCTCTTCCTCACTGCGGCCGTCCTCACTTTCATTCTCATCTTTCTGTCCCCGCTTGCCGTTTCGTCACGCCCACCCCAGACCCTCTCTCCCGACGCAGCAGTCAACCGGGCCCACCCTGCACACCGTCGCcgcaccttcatcttcttgcgCGCTTTTCCTTTTGCGATTATCACCTTCCTAACCGCTCTTTTCACCATTGTCGCCGCCGCAATCGCAACGGTTATgttcgtcatcttcaagaatgTCTTTGCTGGCGATGCGTATGAGCTCAATATCAAAGCCGAACTCGGCAACCGTATGTTGGCGTTTATGTGGATCGCAGCCGCCTTCAATCTTATTGCGTTTATTGTCGAGCTTGGCTCCTGTTGTGCCGCCTGCTGCGGGGGGCGCAAGGCCCGCAAGCAGCTTAAGCAACACCCCGAGGGTTCTACAGGCACTGCCACCGGCGCTGCCACACCCGAGATGGAAAAAACTAGCCCTCACTCTCGTTCTCCAACGGAAGAGCATCGATAA
- a CDS encoding dynein light chain Tctex-type family protein (COG:N;~EggNog:ENOG410PQRI;~InterPro:IPR038586,IPR005334;~PFAM:PF03645) — MALETAPTPVPVDDLTKIATEACDSALGQAEGYEHTQVGTWNSEIINAILKALITATTPSTPNTPPPFRFTVNSTIVQQGLIDKSSAADGSAANTGKRGMHSASGAYWDVNRDGMWTFKYPAAEAKGLDVVVSVTWFALG; from the exons ATGGCTCTCGAGACCGCTCCTACT CCCGTCCCTGTCGATGACTTGACCAAGATTGCCACAGAA GCCTGTGATTCTGCGCTTGGACAGGCCGAGGGATACGAACACACCCAAGTTGGAACATGGAACTCTGAGATCATT AACGccatcctcaaggccctcaTTACCGCTACCACACCCTCCACACCCAACACACCGCCTCCATTCCGGTTCACCGTGAACAGCACCATTGTGCAACAAGGCTTGATCGATAAATCTTCCGCAGCGGACGGTTCGGCTGCCAACACCGGAAAGCGCGGTATGCACTCTGCCTCCGGTGCTTACTGGGACGTCAACCGCGATGGAATGTGGACATTCAAGTACCccgccgccgaagccaagGGGCTGGACGTCGTCGTGAGCGTGACATGGTTTGCGCTGGGTTAA
- a CDS encoding uncharacterized protein (CAZy:GH5;~COG:G;~EggNog:ENOG410PW79;~InterPro:IPR017853,IPR001547;~PFAM:PF00150;~SECRETED:SignalP(1-19);~go_function: GO:0004553 - hydrolase activity, hydrolyzing O-glycosyl compounds [Evidence IEA];~go_process: GO:0071704 - organic substance metabolic process [Evidence IEA]), which translates to MRALFSITTLLAICTTASTTTLPNPSKQHPQPPFNWLTTKPTGVNLGGWLVQEASLDTEFWETHTPNAPDEWTLCQTLGPAQCSSVLEHRYATFITTSTIDTLAAAGISLLRIPTTYAAWINLPGSALYSGNQTQHLRRITEYAIDTYNMHIIIDVHSLPGGLNGLDIGEALGHWGWFYNDTAWGHSMDVVDKVVEFIGASGRPRAFTFEVMNEPTDRNKEGDLGMAAFGTPAAVSDSAAAYILRFWRAVLERVRTREGQGRDEGLRVGDIPVMFQSFKLPDYWKGNFSADENVVFDMHNYYFEGRNTTAENLPGYMLSDAENKSGDGSIPVFVGEWSIQAAYNNSFALRERNVKAGLEIWEQYTQGSAYWSARFEGNDAADGEGTKKDYWSFERFIDLGFFE; encoded by the coding sequence ATGCGAGCCCTCTTTAGTATAACAACCCTTCTCGCAATATGCACTAcagcctccaccaccaccctcccAAACCCCTCTAAACAACACCCCCAACCCCCCTTCAACTGGCTCACCACCAAACCCACCGGCGTAAACCTAGGCGGATGGCTCGTCCAAGAAGCCTCCCTCGACACCGAATTCTGGGAAACACACACCCCCAACGCCCCAGACGAGTGGACACTCTGCCAAACCCTAGGACCGGCTCAATGCTCCTCAGTCCTCGAACACCGCTACGCCACCTTCATCACAACATCTACAATCGacaccctcgccgccgcGGGGATATCCCTCCTACGCATCCCCACAACCTATGCAGCCTGGATAAACCTCCCCGGCTCGGCCCTCTACTCAGGAAACCAGACGCAACACCTCCGCCGGATAACGGAGTACGCGATCGACACGTACAACATGCACATTATCATCGATGTCCACAGTCTTCCCGGCGGGCTGAACGGGCTTGATATCGGCGAGGCGTTGGGGCATTGGGGGTGGTTCTATAACGACACGGCGTGGGGCCATTCAAtggatgttgttgacaaAGTGGTCGAGTTTATTGGTGCTTCGGGTCGGCCGAGGGCGTTTACGTTTGAGGTTATGAATGAGCCGACGGATCGGAATAAGGAGGGGGATTTGGGGATGGCTGCTTTTGGGACTCCCGCGGCGGTGTCGGATTCTGCGGCGGCGTATATTTTGAGGTTTTGGAGGGCGGTTCTGGAGAGGgtgaggacgagggaggGTCAGGGTCGGGATGAAGGTTTGAGGGTTGGTGATATTCCTGTGATGTTTCAGAGCTTCAAGCTTCCGGATTACTGGAAAGGGAACTTCTCTGCGGATGAGAATGTTGTCTTTGACATGCACAATTATTACTTCGAGGGCAGGAATACGACTGCCGAGAATCTGCCCGGCTATATGCTCTCCGATGCGGAAAATAAGTCTGGCGATGGGTCGATCCCGGTTTTTGTGGGTGAGTGGTCGATCCAGGCGgcatataataatagttttgCGCTGCGAGAGAGGAACGTGAAGGCTGGGTTGGAAATCTGGGAACAGTATACACAGGGCAGTGCCTACTGGTCTGCGAGATTTGAGGGGAATGACGCAGCGGATGGAGAAGGGACCAAGAAGGACTATTGGAGCTTCGAGAGGTTTATTGACCTAGGGTTCTTTGAGTGA